A part of Molothrus aeneus isolate 106 chromosome 10, BPBGC_Maene_1.0, whole genome shotgun sequence genomic DNA contains:
- the LOC136560751 gene encoding cytochrome P450 2J6-like encodes MMISVIFISLVLFLLSAQFLNLQWKSRGFPPGPTPFPIIGSVWWINFRADHRSLKKLAKTYGNICTLWLGHRPMVVLYGFQAVKNGLTNNSEDVSGRLQTYTFNQMAGGKGILVSNGLIWKQQRHFGIVTLRKLGMGNKGMERGIQTEARYLVEFFRDKEGEAVDPSFPIVHAVSNVICAVVFGHRFSLEDKTFHQLIEAFDYIVAFGNSHFHYMCEMLPWFAEHLPGPLHKARFSRDFIRSFVRQEIKSHREKGRIDEPEDFIDFYLKQIEKTKNVPNSTFDEDNMVQSVFDLFLGGSETTATTLRWALLYMLVYPDIQDKVQKELDAVLSPSHLICYEDRKKLPYTNAVVHEVLRFSSIVLITIPREAVKDTTVLGYHVPKGTLIMANVDSALFDPDYWETPHQFNPGHFLDKAGNFVTREAFLAFSAGHRVCPGETMAKMELFIMFCSLLQKFKFTVPEGVKEINTDIIFGSTMKPHPYKLCAVLR; translated from the exons ATGATGATAAGTGTAATTTTCATAtccctggttttgtttcttctgagtGCACAGTTCCTGAATTTGCAATGGAAGAGTCGTGGATTTCCTCCTGGACCAACCCCATTTCCCATCATTGGAAGTGTCTGGTGGATAAACTTTAGAGCTGATCACAGGAGCCTGAAAAAG CTGGCAAAAACCTATGGCAACATCTGCACCCTGTGGTTGGGTCACAGACCTATGGTGGTGCTCTATGGGTTCCAAGCTGTGAAGAATGGTCTCACCAACAACTCGGAGGATGTTTCGGGGCGACTGCAGACCTACACTTTCAACcaaatggcaggtggaaagg GTATCTTGGTCTCAAATGGTCTCATCTGGAAACAACAGAGACATTTTGGAATTGTAACTCTCcgaaaactgggaatggggaataaAGGAATGGAGCGTGGGATACAAACCGAGGCCCGTTACCTGGTGGAGTTCTTCAGAGACAAGGAGG gagaagctgtggaccCTTCCTTCCCCATTGTCCATGCTGTCTCCAATGTGATTTGTGCTGTGGTTTTCGGACATCGTTTCTCCCTGGAGGATAAAACCTTCCACCAGCTGATTGAAGCCTTCGATTATATAGTGGCTTTTGGGAACAGCCACTTTCATTAT ATGTGTGAAATGTTACCGTGGTTTGCAGAGCACCTCCCAGGACCTCTACATAAAGCAAGATTTTCCCGGGATTTTATTCGCTCCTTTGTAAGGCAGGAAATCAAAAGCCACAGGGAAAAAGGCAGAATAGATGAACCAGAAGATTTCATTGACTTTTACCTGAAGCAGATAGAGAAA ACTAAAAATGTCCCCAATTCTACGTTTGATGAAGACAACATGGTGCAATCTGTTTTTGACCTTTTCCTGGGTGGCTCAGAGACCACAGCCACCACTCTGCGCTGGGCTCTGCTCTATATGTTGGTTTACCCTGACATCCAAG aCAAAGTCCAGAAAGAGCTGGATGCTGTTCTGAGTCCCTCTCATCTCATCTGCTACGAGGACCGGAAGAAGCTGCCATACACGAATGCTGTGGTTCATGAGGTCCTCCGCTTCAGCAGCATTGTTTTAATCacaattcccagagaagctgtgaaggATACCACTGTTCTGGGGTATCATGTTCCAAAG gGCACCCTAATCATGGCAAATGTAGACTCAGCTCTTTTTGACCCTGACTATTGGGAAACACCTCACCAGTTCAACCCTGGCCATTTCTTGGACAAGGCTGGAAATTTTGTGACCCGAGAGGCCTTCTTGGCCTTCTCAGCAG GTCACCGTGTTTGTCCAGGAGAGACAATGGCCAAGATGGAGCTTTTCATCATGTTCTGCAGCCTGTTGCAGAAATTCAAGTTCACTGTACCAGAAGGAGTTAAGGAAATCAACACAGACATTATCTTTGGGAGCACCATGAAACCCCATCCATACAAGCTCTGTGCAGTTCTGCGCTAG